The following coding sequences are from one Streptomyces dengpaensis window:
- the cynS gene encoding cyanase, whose amino-acid sequence MVHAQFDSNARQQLAIAAVEAKTRKDLTWQQIADAAGLSVAFVTAAVLGQHALPEKSAKAVAELLGLDNDAAMLLRTIPTRGSIEGGIPTDPTVYRFYEIIQVYGTTLKALVHEQFGDGIISAINFKLDVKKVADPEGGERAVITLDGKYLPYKPF is encoded by the coding sequence ATGGTGCACGCTCAGTTCGACAGCAACGCCCGTCAGCAGCTCGCAATCGCCGCAGTCGAGGCCAAGACCCGCAAGGACCTCACCTGGCAGCAGATCGCGGACGCCGCCGGCCTGTCGGTCGCGTTCGTCACCGCCGCCGTCCTCGGCCAGCACGCCCTGCCGGAGAAGTCGGCCAAGGCCGTCGCCGAGCTCCTCGGCCTGGACAACGACGCGGCGATGCTGCTGCGCACCATTCCCACCCGCGGCTCGATCGAGGGCGGCATCCCCACCGACCCCACGGTCTACCGCTTCTACGAGATAATCCAGGTCTACGGCACCACGCTCAAGGCCCTGGTCCACGAGCAGTTCGGTGACGGCATCATCTCCGCGATCAACTTCAAGCTCGACGTAAAGAAGGTCGCCGACCCCGAGGGCGGCGAGCGCGCCGTGATAACTCTGGACGGAAAGTACCTGCCCTACAAGCCCTTCTAA
- a CDS encoding TetR/AcrR family transcriptional regulator, producing MSRPANPLVRENLLNAGLTLFHSQGFNAVGIKEITDTAGVPKGSFYSYYSSKNAFAAAVLRQYWAGIVRDHAPILSDESTPPVRRVVRFFEAMTRDHAEQDFALGCLIGNMTLELSDGNQEAREELAAIMDHWSRLVAGCLAESGSGQHAAASPEATELASMLIESWEGAAMRGRLDRSSAPYDRFLATALPRLLGTQTTST from the coding sequence GTGTCCCGACCTGCGAATCCCCTCGTCCGTGAGAACCTCCTCAATGCGGGATTGACCCTTTTCCACTCCCAGGGGTTCAACGCGGTAGGCATCAAAGAGATCACGGACACCGCCGGTGTGCCCAAGGGCTCGTTCTACAGCTACTACAGCAGCAAGAACGCCTTCGCCGCTGCCGTCCTCAGGCAGTACTGGGCCGGGATCGTCCGCGATCACGCCCCCATACTCAGCGACGAGTCCACTCCGCCCGTACGGCGCGTCGTCCGGTTCTTCGAGGCTATGACCCGGGACCATGCCGAGCAGGACTTCGCATTGGGATGCCTCATCGGCAATATGACCCTCGAACTGTCCGACGGCAATCAAGAGGCGCGTGAGGAACTGGCCGCCATCATGGACCACTGGTCCCGCCTGGTCGCAGGCTGCCTCGCGGAGAGCGGAAGCGGGCAGCACGCCGCAGCTTCCCCCGAGGCGACCGAGCTGGCGTCCATGCTCATCGAATCCTGGGAGGGCGCGGCCATGCGGGGCCGCCTCGACCGGAGCAGTGCCCCTTACGACCGCTTTCTCGCTACAGCCCTGCCACGGCTGCTCGGCACGCAGACGACCTCCACCTGA
- a CDS encoding cysteine hydrolase has protein sequence MTSNQANPYAEPSAPALPDSGFRLDLSRTALVVTDPQIDFLSPAGATWEVFGGSVTDNDTVLHIGQLLEAAKAADITVAISPHYYYPSDDAWQFGGPLEQYMHAVGMFKRPGPLTLDGFALSGADFLPAYREHILDGRTIVTSPHKIFGPESNDLVLQLRKHGVSQVILAGMAANLCVESHLRELIEQGFEVVVVRDATAGARLPEGDGYLSALVNYRYLASATWTTAEAVAALREH, from the coding sequence ATGACGTCCAACCAGGCCAACCCCTACGCAGAGCCCTCCGCGCCCGCGCTTCCGGACAGCGGCTTCCGTCTCGACCTGTCACGCACGGCTCTCGTCGTCACCGACCCGCAGATCGACTTCCTCAGCCCGGCCGGTGCCACATGGGAAGTCTTCGGTGGCAGCGTCACCGACAACGACACCGTTCTCCATATCGGGCAACTGCTTGAAGCCGCCAAGGCCGCTGACATCACCGTGGCGATCTCGCCGCACTACTACTACCCGTCCGACGATGCCTGGCAGTTCGGCGGCCCGCTGGAGCAGTACATGCACGCTGTGGGCATGTTCAAGCGCCCGGGCCCTCTCACTCTCGACGGCTTCGCGCTCTCCGGGGCCGACTTCCTGCCCGCCTACCGGGAACACATCCTCGACGGCAGGACCATCGTCACCTCGCCGCACAAGATCTTCGGGCCCGAGTCGAACGACCTCGTCCTTCAACTGCGCAAGCACGGAGTCTCGCAGGTCATCCTGGCCGGCATGGCCGCCAATCTGTGTGTCGAGAGCCATCTGCGTGAACTCATCGAGCAGGGCTTCGAAGTGGTCGTCGTGCGTGACGCCACAGCCGGAGCCCGGCTTCCCGAAGGCGACGGGTACCTCTCCGCGCTCGTCAACTACCGCTATCTGGCCAGTGCGACGTGGACGACGGCGGAAGCTGTTGCGGCGCTGCGCGAACACTGA
- a CDS encoding cation:proton antiporter translates to MTDHTLLATGVPMGYDNLLIVLAIAAGVPLLLATVPRLPLPGAVLEILAGIVLGPAVLHVVEADTAVDMLSVIGLGFLLFLAGLEIDIQQLRGPRARLIGTGLFASAALAAAVGGLMHIAGLVENPLLVGTALMATSLGLLVPILKDSGAIDRPVGQLTIGGASAGEVGAVVLLSLLFSERSSGAGSRILLLLALAGISALIVAASVRIGRWASLTGTLDRLADTSAQIRLRLAMLLVVGLSAMALHLGFEAILGAFVAGAVLRLVDPHAERSHPRFHMKLAGLGYGFLVPVFFVTSGIQFNLGALFEDAGTILRVPMFLAALLLVRGLPALLYRAAGLSWPEVAAGALLQATSLPVIVAAATIGLKLDAIRPENASALVAAGLLSVVFFPLIALPLLHRSRQHPAADGPTRRGIVNLV, encoded by the coding sequence TTGACGGACCACACCCTCCTCGCCACTGGAGTCCCCATGGGCTACGACAACCTTCTGATCGTGCTGGCCATAGCGGCCGGTGTGCCGCTTCTGCTCGCCACGGTCCCCCGGCTTCCCCTCCCCGGCGCGGTGCTCGAAATCCTGGCGGGCATCGTCCTCGGCCCGGCCGTGCTGCACGTCGTCGAGGCGGACACCGCCGTCGACATGCTGTCGGTCATCGGCCTGGGCTTCCTGCTGTTCCTCGCCGGCCTGGAGATCGACATCCAGCAGCTCCGCGGGCCCCGCGCGCGGCTGATCGGCACCGGCCTGTTCGCCTCGGCCGCCCTTGCGGCTGCGGTCGGCGGGCTCATGCACATCGCCGGACTCGTCGAGAATCCCCTGCTGGTCGGCACTGCTCTCATGGCGACGTCGCTGGGTCTGCTGGTCCCGATCCTCAAGGACTCCGGGGCGATCGACCGGCCGGTGGGACAGCTGACGATCGGCGGCGCATCGGCCGGCGAGGTCGGAGCCGTCGTCCTTCTGTCGCTGCTCTTCTCGGAAAGAAGCTCCGGTGCGGGCTCGCGGATCCTCCTTCTCCTTGCCCTGGCTGGGATTTCGGCGCTCATCGTCGCGGCGTCCGTACGCATCGGACGGTGGGCCTCGCTGACCGGCACCCTCGACCGGCTGGCCGACACCAGTGCCCAGATCCGCCTCCGGCTGGCGATGCTGCTGGTCGTCGGGCTCTCGGCGATGGCGCTCCACCTGGGCTTCGAGGCCATCCTCGGCGCCTTCGTCGCAGGTGCCGTCCTCCGGCTGGTCGACCCCCACGCCGAACGGTCCCACCCCCGCTTCCACATGAAGCTCGCCGGCCTCGGCTACGGATTCCTCGTTCCCGTGTTCTTCGTGACGAGCGGTATCCAGTTCAACCTCGGCGCCCTGTTTGAGGACGCCGGGACCATCCTCCGGGTGCCGATGTTCCTGGCCGCGCTGTTGCTGGTCCGCGGCCTTCCGGCACTGCTGTACCGCGCAGCCGGACTCTCCTGGCCGGAAGTCGCGGCCGGCGCTCTACTCCAGGCCACATCACTGCCGGTCATAGTGGCCGCGGCGACCATCGGCCTGAAACTGGACGCCATACGACCCGAGAACGCGTCCGCGCTGGTCGCCGCCGGGCTGCTCTCCGTGGTCTTCTTCCCCCTGATCGCGCTGCCCCTTCTCCACCGCTCCCGGCAGCACCCGGCAGCGGATGGCCCGACACGGCGGGGCATTGTCAACTTGGTGTGA
- a CDS encoding DUF4145 domain-containing protein, which produces MLQHEPLLVTLGCAAESYVHTDPHAAMVKAPLFGEIMTKHLVTLVNLTVPGNRQVDRINALSGADILVPQVRAWFEAIRATGNRAVHEYYANVREALQSVETCFRLGDWPRREA; this is translated from the coding sequence TTGCTTCAGCACGAGCCGCTGTTGGTGACCCTGGGCTGTGCGGCGGAGTCGTACGTCCACACCGACCCGCACGCGGCCATGGTGAAGGCTCCTCTTTTCGGCGAGATCATGACCAAGCATCTGGTGACCTTGGTCAACCTCACCGTGCCCGGCAACAGGCAGGTCGACCGGATCAACGCCCTCAGTGGGGCAGACATCCTCGTGCCTCAAGTGCGCGCCTGGTTCGAGGCGATCCGCGCAACGGGCAACCGAGCTGTCCACGAGTACTACGCCAACGTTCGTGAAGCACTCCAGTCCGTGGAGACGTGCTTCCGCCTCGGCGACTGGCCCCGGCGGGAGGCGTAG
- a CDS encoding uroporphyrinogen-III synthase yields the protein MSPTTLPAGPEHGHVTFLGAGPGDPGLLTLRAVEALAKADVLVAEHEVLDVVRVHARQGVAVLTTDPETSSSAGTYAGAGTPQLAVVDGTSRTVGDPASRDAANLVMEAARGGKRVVRAVFGDPGLDTYAAEEMLACAAAGVPFEVVPGIAAAVGVPAYAGVPLRDAQGVDVRFVDARTASSRCWTEIGVSDGTVVVSASLDSVTAAAGELVAAGRKPDTPMTVTIAGTTTRQRTWSATLGTIAQTLKQAKVLPSPDGGRPVIAVVGERSAAAQREQLSWFESKALFGWKVLVPRTKEQAASLSDQLRSYGAVPHEVPTIAVEPPRTPQQMERAVKGLVTGRYEWIAFTSVNAVKAVREKFEEYGLDARAFAGIKVAAVGEQTAKALVAFGVKPDLVPSGEQSAAGLLEDWPPYDPVFDPIDRVFLPRADIATETLVAGLIELGWEVDDVTAYRTVRASPPPAETREAIKGGGFDAVLFTSSSTVRNLVGIAGKPHNVTVIACIGPATAKTAEEHGLRVDVLAPEPSVHKLAEALADFGLRRRAAAIEAGDPVTRPSERRPGSRRRRTTT from the coding sequence TTGAGCCCCACCACCCTTCCCGCCGGTCCGGAACACGGGCACGTCACCTTCCTGGGTGCCGGACCCGGAGATCCAGGACTACTGACACTGCGCGCCGTCGAGGCGCTGGCGAAAGCGGACGTCCTCGTCGCCGAGCACGAGGTGCTCGACGTGGTCCGCGTCCACGCCAGACAAGGCGTCGCCGTCCTCACTACGGATCCGGAGACATCTTCGTCTGCGGGTACGTATGCGGGCGCAGGCACGCCTCAGCTAGCGGTTGTTGACGGCACGTCAAGAACCGTTGGTGACCCTGCGTCGAGGGACGCCGCCAATCTTGTCATGGAGGCCGCGCGGGGCGGCAAGCGGGTCGTCCGTGCGGTGTTCGGGGACCCCGGGCTCGACACGTACGCCGCCGAGGAGATGCTCGCCTGCGCCGCCGCGGGCGTCCCGTTCGAGGTGGTGCCCGGTATCGCGGCCGCCGTCGGCGTGCCCGCGTACGCGGGTGTGCCGCTGCGGGACGCGCAGGGTGTGGACGTACGGTTCGTCGACGCGCGCACGGCCTCCAGCCGCTGCTGGACCGAGATCGGCGTGTCGGACGGCACGGTGGTCGTGTCCGCGTCGCTCGACTCGGTGACCGCGGCCGCGGGCGAGCTCGTCGCGGCGGGCCGCAAGCCGGACACCCCCATGACCGTGACGATCGCCGGTACGACGACGCGTCAGCGCACCTGGTCGGCCACCCTCGGCACGATCGCGCAGACGTTGAAGCAGGCGAAGGTGCTGCCGTCCCCGGACGGCGGGCGCCCGGTGATAGCCGTGGTCGGGGAGCGGTCCGCCGCGGCTCAGCGTGAGCAACTGTCGTGGTTCGAGAGCAAGGCCTTGTTCGGCTGGAAGGTTCTCGTCCCGCGTACGAAGGAGCAGGCGGCGTCGCTCTCCGACCAGCTGCGGTCGTACGGGGCCGTGCCGCACGAGGTGCCGACGATCGCCGTCGAGCCGCCGCGGACGCCTCAGCAGATGGAGCGGGCGGTCAAGGGGCTCGTCACCGGGCGGTACGAGTGGATCGCCTTCACGTCGGTGAACGCGGTCAAGGCCGTGCGGGAGAAGTTCGAGGAGTACGGGCTCGATGCGCGGGCCTTCGCCGGCATCAAGGTCGCCGCGGTGGGCGAGCAGACCGCCAAGGCGCTGGTGGCCTTCGGTGTGAAGCCCGACCTGGTGCCGTCCGGGGAGCAGTCCGCCGCCGGGCTGCTGGAGGACTGGCCGCCGTACGACCCCGTCTTCGACCCGATCGACCGGGTGTTCCTGCCGCGGGCCGACATTGCCACGGAGACGCTGGTCGCCGGGCTGATCGAGCTGGGCTGGGAGGTCGACGACGTCACGGCCTACCGGACCGTGCGTGCCTCGCCGCCGCCGGCCGAGACGCGCGAGGCGATCAAGGGTGGCGGTTTCGACGCCGTGCTCTTCACGTCGTCGTCCACCGTGCGGAACCTCGTCGGTATCGCGGGGAAGCCGCACAATGTGACGGTGATCGCGTGTATCGGTCCTGCCACCGCCAAGACGGCGGAGGAGCACGGGCTGCGGGTCGACGTCCTGGCTCCTGAGCCGTCCGTCCACAAGCTGGCGGAGGCGCTTGCCGACTTCGGGCTGCGGCGGAGGGCTGCCGCCATCGAGGCCGGGGATCCGGTCACTCGGCCGAGCGAACGGCGACCGGGGTCGCGCAGGCGGCGTACGACGACGTGA
- the hemC gene encoding hydroxymethylbilane synthase codes for MTEQALRLGTRRSKLALAQSGQVANAVSQVTGRPVELVEITTYGDTSREHLAQIGGTGVFVTALRDALLRGEIDFAVHSLKDLPTAQPDDLVLAAVPLREDPRDVLVARDGLAFAELPNGARVGTGSPRRMAQLNAYARNHGMTIETVAIRGNVDTRIGYVRNGELDAVVLAAAGINRIGRSDEVTDFLSVDTVLPAPGQGALAIECAADNADLIAALAELDDPLTRAAVTAERSLLAALEAGCSAPVGALADLLADGQIVKEMRLRGVVGTTDGSTLVQLSTTGPVPETYDQAMALGRELAAEMLAKGAAGLMGERAH; via the coding sequence ATGACTGAGCAGGCACTGAGGCTGGGAACCAGGCGCAGCAAGCTCGCCCTGGCCCAGTCGGGGCAGGTGGCGAATGCCGTGAGCCAGGTGACCGGACGGCCCGTCGAGCTCGTGGAGATCACGACGTACGGCGACACCTCCCGCGAGCACCTCGCGCAGATCGGCGGCACCGGCGTCTTCGTGACCGCGCTGCGCGACGCCCTGCTGCGCGGTGAGATCGACTTCGCGGTGCACTCCCTCAAGGATCTGCCGACCGCGCAGCCCGACGACCTCGTGCTGGCCGCCGTACCGCTGCGCGAGGACCCGCGCGACGTGCTCGTCGCCCGCGACGGACTCGCCTTCGCCGAGCTCCCGAACGGCGCCCGCGTCGGCACCGGTTCGCCGCGCCGCATGGCCCAGCTGAACGCGTACGCGCGCAACCACGGCATGACGATCGAGACGGTCGCCATCCGCGGGAACGTCGACACCCGCATCGGATACGTACGGAACGGGGAGCTCGACGCCGTCGTGCTCGCCGCCGCCGGAATCAACCGGATCGGCCGTAGCGACGAGGTGACCGACTTCCTGTCGGTCGACACCGTTTTGCCCGCCCCCGGCCAGGGGGCCCTCGCGATCGAGTGTGCCGCGGACAACGCGGACCTCATCGCGGCGCTCGCCGAGCTCGACGACCCGCTCACCCGGGCCGCCGTGACCGCCGAGCGGTCCCTGCTAGCCGCCCTGGAGGCCGGCTGCAGCGCGCCCGTGGGTGCGCTGGCCGATCTTCTGGCCGACGGGCAGATTGTCAAGGAAATGCGCCTGCGCGGCGTCGTCGGCACAACCGACGGCTCGACGCTGGTGCAGCTGTCCACCACCGGTCCCGTGCCCGAGACGTACGACCAAGCAATGGCGCTCGGCCGTGAACTCGCCGCCGAGATGCTTGCCAAGGGCGCGGCCGGTCTGATGGGGGAGCGAGCACATTGA
- a CDS encoding glutamyl-tRNA reductase — protein sequence MSLLVVGLSHRSAPVSVLERATLSADAQVKLLQDTVAAEPATEAAVLATCNRIELYADVDKFHAGVAELSTLLAQHSGVGLEELTPYLYVHYEDRAVHHLFSVACGLDSMVVGEGQILGQIKDALATAQELHTAGRLQNDLFQQSLRVGKRAHSETGIDRAGQSLVTFGLEQLASGAPVDGWTRGKRALVIGAGSMSSLAAATLARAGVAELVIANRTLERAERLAQILTDGEDTDVLARAVPMDAVPVELTRADIAVSCTGATGLVLTAEVITAAVEGRTGTPVAVRDDVPAGPTGHLAPTSVGTEEGCPLDLSAVQGATGFSVMGEAAVAGMDAATLEQHAAWVDKGTGTDERRDSRRMADADAELITALAATVASAGRVPELRRPERVVGAPRPEPVLALLDLAMPRDIDAAAHRLLGVRLVDIESLAEASADAPMAADVDQVRRIVSDEVAAFGAAQRAAHITPTVVALRTMAADVVANEIARLEGRLPALDDKHRAEITQTVRRVVDKLLHAPTVRVKQLAAEPGGAGYADALRTLFDLDSETVASVSRAENDTENARNRGRA from the coding sequence ATGAGTCTCCTCGTCGTCGGGCTGAGTCACCGCAGCGCTCCGGTCAGCGTCCTGGAGCGGGCCACGCTGTCCGCGGACGCCCAGGTCAAGCTGCTCCAGGACACCGTCGCCGCCGAGCCGGCCACCGAGGCCGCGGTGCTCGCCACCTGCAACCGCATCGAGCTGTACGCCGACGTGGACAAGTTCCACGCGGGCGTCGCCGAGCTGTCCACGCTGCTCGCCCAGCACAGCGGGGTCGGGCTCGAGGAGCTCACTCCGTACCTGTACGTGCACTACGAGGACCGGGCCGTCCACCACCTCTTCTCGGTGGCCTGCGGGCTCGACTCGATGGTCGTGGGCGAGGGCCAGATCCTCGGCCAGATCAAGGACGCGCTCGCCACCGCGCAGGAGCTGCACACCGCCGGCCGCCTGCAGAACGACCTGTTCCAGCAGTCGCTGCGGGTCGGCAAGCGCGCCCACTCCGAGACCGGCATCGACCGCGCCGGACAGTCCCTGGTCACGTTCGGCCTGGAGCAGCTGGCCTCCGGCGCCCCCGTCGACGGCTGGACCCGGGGCAAGAGGGCCCTCGTCATCGGCGCCGGCTCCATGTCCTCCCTGGCCGCCGCGACGCTCGCGCGCGCCGGGGTCGCCGAGCTCGTCATCGCCAACCGCACGCTGGAGCGCGCGGAGCGCCTCGCTCAGATCCTCACCGACGGCGAGGACACGGACGTGCTGGCCCGCGCGGTACCGATGGACGCGGTACCGGTCGAGCTGACACGTGCCGACATCGCCGTCTCCTGCACCGGCGCCACCGGGCTGGTTCTGACGGCCGAGGTCATCACGGCCGCCGTCGAGGGACGCACGGGCACTCCCGTGGCCGTACGGGACGACGTTCCGGCCGGTCCGACGGGCCACCTCGCCCCGACCAGCGTCGGCACGGAAGAGGGCTGCCCCCTCGACCTGTCCGCCGTGCAGGGCGCCACCGGCTTCTCCGTGATGGGCGAGGCCGCCGTGGCCGGCATGGACGCGGCCACGCTGGAACAGCACGCCGCCTGGGTGGACAAGGGCACCGGCACCGACGAGCGGCGCGACAGCCGTCGCATGGCCGACGCCGACGCCGAGCTCATCACCGCGCTCGCCGCCACGGTCGCCTCCGCCGGCCGCGTTCCCGAGCTCCGCCGCCCCGAGCGCGTCGTCGGGGCCCCCCGCCCCGAGCCCGTGCTCGCGCTGCTCGACCTCGCGATGCCCCGCGACATCGACGCGGCCGCGCACCGGCTGCTCGGCGTGCGCCTCGTCGACATCGAGTCGCTGGCCGAAGCGTCCGCCGACGCGCCGATGGCGGCCGACGTGGACCAGGTCCGGCGTATCGTCTCCGACGAGGTGGCGGCCTTCGGCGCCGCCCAGCGCGCCGCGCACATCACCCCGACCGTCGTGGCGCTGCGCACCATGGCCGCCGACGTCGTCGCGAACGAGATCGCGCGGCTGGAAGGACGGCTGCCGGCGCTCGACGACAAGCACCGCGCCGAGATCACGCAGACCGTGCGGCGCGTCGTCGACAAGCTGCTGCACGCGCCGACCGTACGGGTCAAGCAGCTGGCCGCCGAACCCGGTGGCGCCGGGTACGCGGACGCGCTGCGGACCCTGTTCGACCTGGACTCCGAGACGGTCGCCTCCGTCTCGCGGGCCGAGAACGACACCGAGAACGCCAGGAACCGAGGGCGAGCATGA
- a CDS encoding redox-sensing transcriptional repressor Rex, producing MATGRTHRPATRSRGIPEATVARLPLYLRALTALSERSVPTVSSEELAAAAGVNSAKLRKDFSYLGSYGTRGVGYDVEYLVYQISRELGLTQDWPVVIVGIGNLGAALANYGGFASRGFRVAALIDADPEMTGKQVAGITVQHSDDMEKIISENGVSIGVITTPPGVAQQVCERLVAAGVTSILNFAPTVLSVPDGVDVRKVDLSIELQILAFHEQRKAGEEAEAQAGAVVAAHQESDGKGPDGDVPAVMPA from the coding sequence GTGGCAACTGGCCGAACTCACCGACCGGCGACCCGCAGCCGAGGGATTCCCGAGGCCACCGTCGCCCGGCTTCCGCTGTACCTCCGAGCCCTCACCGCACTGTCGGAGCGCTCGGTACCCACGGTCTCCTCCGAGGAGCTCGCGGCCGCGGCGGGGGTCAACTCCGCGAAGCTGCGCAAGGATTTCTCCTACCTCGGCTCCTACGGGACCCGTGGTGTGGGCTACGACGTCGAGTATCTCGTCTACCAGATCTCCCGCGAACTGGGCCTGACCCAGGACTGGCCGGTTGTGATCGTCGGTATCGGTAACCTCGGCGCGGCACTGGCCAATTACGGAGGGTTCGCGTCCCGTGGTTTCCGGGTCGCGGCGCTGATCGACGCCGATCCCGAGATGACCGGCAAGCAGGTCGCCGGGATCACCGTGCAGCACAGCGACGACATGGAGAAGATCATCTCCGAGAACGGCGTCTCCATCGGGGTCATCACCACCCCGCCGGGCGTCGCCCAGCAGGTCTGCGAGCGGCTGGTCGCCGCCGGAGTCACCTCCATCCTCAACTTCGCGCCGACCGTCCTGTCCGTCCCGGACGGCGTCGACGTACGCAAGGTCGATCTCTCCATCGAGCTGCAGATCCTCGCGTTCCATGAGCAGCGCAAGGCCGGCGAGGAGGCCGAGGCCCAGGCGGGCGCCGTGGTCGCGGCTCACCAGGAGAGCGACGGCAAAGGGCCTGACGGGGATGTTCCCGCCGTGATGCCGGCATGA
- a CDS encoding glutaredoxin family protein, with product MAGMSPMFRRSDRRTESKAPEHRLVTLIRKPGCHLCDDAELVIEKVCAELGVPWEQKDITLDEELHRAYWEQIPVVLVDGAQHTFWRVDEERLRKALAR from the coding sequence ATGGCCGGTATGAGTCCCATGTTCCGGCGCAGCGACCGCCGTACGGAGAGCAAGGCACCCGAGCACCGCCTGGTCACTCTGATCAGGAAGCCCGGGTGTCACCTGTGTGATGACGCAGAACTGGTGATCGAGAAGGTATGTGCCGAACTCGGGGTCCCCTGGGAGCAGAAGGACATCACCCTCGACGAGGAACTGCATCGCGCGTACTGGGAGCAGATCCCGGTCGTCCTGGTCGACGGCGCCCAGCACACGTTCTGGCGCGTGGACGAGGAACGCCTTCGCAAAGCCCTCGCGCGGTGA
- a CDS encoding HAD family hydrolase → MAALGWLTPRRRSATARSVLAGEASAEAARKSSQELEELAPDAAVEEPEFPVLGDEKAAAFFDLDNTVMQGAALFHFGRGLYKRKFFETRDLARFAWQQAWFRLAGVEDPEHMQDARDSALSIVKGHRVSELMSIGEEIYDEYMAERIWPGTRALAQAHLDAGQRVWLVTAAPVEIATVIARRLGLTGALGTVAESVDGVYTGKLVGEPLHGPAKAEAVRALAAAEGLDLSRCAAYSDSHNDIPMLSLVGHPHAINPDTKLRKHARECDWRLRDYRTARKAAKVGIPAAAGVGAVAGGTAAAIALHRRRR, encoded by the coding sequence ATGGCCGCTCTCGGATGGCTCACTCCCCGTAGGCGCTCCGCAACCGCGCGGAGCGTGTTGGCAGGCGAGGCCTCGGCGGAGGCAGCGCGCAAGTCCTCGCAGGAACTGGAAGAGCTGGCGCCCGACGCCGCCGTGGAGGAACCGGAGTTCCCGGTACTCGGCGACGAGAAGGCCGCCGCGTTCTTCGACCTCGACAACACCGTGATGCAAGGCGCCGCCCTCTTCCACTTCGGCCGGGGCCTGTACAAACGGAAGTTCTTCGAGACACGCGATCTCGCCCGATTCGCCTGGCAGCAGGCGTGGTTCAGGCTCGCCGGGGTCGAGGATCCGGAGCACATGCAGGACGCGCGCGACTCGGCGTTGTCGATCGTGAAGGGCCACCGGGTCTCGGAGCTGATGTCGATCGGCGAGGAGATCTACGACGAGTACATGGCGGAGCGCATCTGGCCGGGTACGCGGGCGCTGGCGCAGGCGCACCTGGACGCGGGCCAGAGGGTGTGGCTGGTGACGGCGGCGCCGGTGGAGATCGCGACGGTGATCGCGCGCCGGCTGGGGCTGACGGGCGCGCTCGGCACGGTGGCGGAGTCGGTGGACGGCGTCTACACGGGCAAGCTGGTGGGTGAACCGCTGCACGGCCCGGCGAAGGCGGAGGCGGTACGCGCCCTGGCCGCGGCGGAGGGCCTGGACCTCTCCCGCTGCGCGGCGTACTCCGACTCGCACAACGACATCCCCATGCTGTCGCTGGTGGGCCACCCCCACGCCATCAACCCCGACACCAAGCTCCGCAAGCACGCGCGCGAGTGCGACTGGCGGCTGCGCGACTACCGCACGGCGCGCAAGGCCGCGAAGGTCGGCATCCCTGCGGCTGCCGGGGTGGGCGCGGTGGCGGGCGGCACGGCGGCCGCGATCGCCCTGCACCGGCGCCGCCGCTGA
- a CDS encoding ECF subfamily RNA polymerase sigma factor, BldN family yields the protein MYSHVGVDASGLATLRATVLDRLRGFVPTAYAVPALAAPAPVGPCYALAEGNAAVGRRGRSGAATTARRPAADSDSARMMDLVERAQSGEADAFGRLYDQYSDTVYRYIYYRVGGKATAEDLTSETFLRALRRIGTFTWQGRDFGAWLVTIARNLVADHFKSSRFRLEVTTGEMLDANEVERSPEDSVLESLSNAALLDAVRRLNPQQQECVTLRFLQGLSVAETARVMGKNEGAIKTLQYRAVRTLARLLPDDAR from the coding sequence GTGTACTCACACGTCGGGGTTGACGCCTCGGGCCTGGCTACGCTGCGCGCAACGGTCCTGGACCGTCTGCGCGGCTTCGTCCCCACCGCGTACGCCGTCCCCGCCCTCGCCGCCCCCGCGCCCGTCGGCCCCTGCTACGCCCTGGCCGAGGGCAACGCGGCGGTCGGCAGACGGGGCCGCTCGGGCGCGGCCACCACCGCACGCCGCCCGGCCGCGGACAGCGACAGCGCCCGGATGATGGACCTCGTGGAGCGCGCCCAGTCCGGCGAGGCCGACGCCTTCGGGCGCCTCTACGACCAGTACAGCGACACCGTGTACCGGTACATCTACTACCGGGTGGGAGGTAAGGCCACCGCGGAAGACCTGACGAGCGAGACCTTCCTCCGCGCCCTGCGCCGCATCGGCACCTTCACCTGGCAGGGCCGCGACTTCGGCGCCTGGCTCGTCACCATCGCCCGCAACCTCGTCGCGGATCACTTCAAGTCCAGCCGCTTCCGGCTGGAGGTCACGACCGGGGAGATGCTCGACGCCAACGAGGTCGAGCGGTCCCCCGAGGACTCCGTCCTGGAGTCGCTCTCCAACGCCGCGCTCCTCGACGCCGTACGGCGGCTCAACCCCCAGCAGCAGGAGTGCGTGACGCTCCGCTTCCTCCAGGGGCTGTCCGTCGCCGAGACCGCCCGCGTGATGGGCAAGAACGAGGGCGCCATCAAGACCCTCCAGTACCGAGCCGTGCGCACCCTCGCCCGGCTCCTCCCGGACGACGCCCGCTGA